In the genome of Oncorhynchus clarkii lewisi isolate Uvic-CL-2024 chromosome 22, UVic_Ocla_1.0, whole genome shotgun sequence, one region contains:
- the LOC139380373 gene encoding zinc finger protein 142 isoform X1 gives MTNEPMETEGLCLCEKCGKEFSDSSRLSSHLCTVDFTKKGQLTRYKCPLCDEVFTMPGALKHHFQSHRREELTGPFHCSEEGCQFSTLHRLVYQEHLHSQHALTLVSCTFRSCTLAFCTRSEMEGHRRIHMPFHCPRCDFVTAHAKQLSTHGVEHDRPLAAPEGDKVPTTTGQGGNSQSALETSSGRPKRALKRNPAHVSSSQEGDEEETQQHNIDNRAREEVQKDKAATNINENPSKDHIMAGMEHMYRTHICPECRRCFKMRSHLLEHLHLHFPDPSLQCPTCNHYFTSKSKLRIHMLRESGQKVHRCHLCDYASVERNSLHRHLASVHSNEVGGDIHPEVYPCPTCGQSFRQSQALKSHMKSHHTSRDSQPLACFQEGCSFNTSDRKELLRHAADVHGIKAVECRHHACNAIFGSPQDMEAHYRTHLAFHCSQCDFSCSNKSLFRQHKLQGHAGDEELTCNFCPFATFNPVEFQQHVGHFHANEKIHRCHQCSFVTAHKRVLRRHMLMHSGEKPHKCNLCDFRCRDETYLSKHMLIHSDDKNHMCSECGYVTKWKHYLNVHMRKHAGDLRYQCDQCSYRCHRTDQLNSHKLRHQAKSLICEVCAYSCKRKYELRKHMLLKHSQGEGHQPPVFQCKYCPYQTCYRQALHNHENCKHTRTREFRCALCPYSTYSSTGLFIHKRKAHGYVPGDKKWQENYAEKERENSVDLLQGFYKMPAKNSAEGPIKNLQEKVAGSAVQNEHNLETVTGPKTTEMANTNSDIVQVVVDKGILACHNSTDNPEQCCTLVLTTIANTECTEMASMQGETPNSRDPTYRRPTVDPKGSNTLSQKPASASEAEEEDMAMGDCDDLNDSEERETPLTATRQPAEAAENNTQIAEVSSAACNSSAESLAQSADSEIRLKAMRKQDKDQAEALVLEGRVQMLVVQNEAGEASIYRCEHCSYVTRKQTSLRHHCRSLCLARWKRLKCQACGAQFKQKRGLDTHRLRKCPALQKNTRRFIGTPSAGQSGERDWGQGKSQIPDKTTTTDQSEIVSCDVAPTEVSIDTQPEMRGEEANLCDLTNPGGSGERGSTALQKSQRKTVGETKRQVKVGRVKRPVKMKKINEGEILGKTDKAHPVNTENDNAHSYIEDGMKFTCKTCSFRSSRLVTIERHCSTCTRITPTKKAVRIVSSLEQDDDSNEEDENIKRGSEEDVVEIKVSNPSYSPKLSCPNCLFRCKQKRALINHEKRGCLKPDEVQCEFCSFVAKSQKAMANHVLVHRKDKLSLLKKVKRSVLRCNHCPFTCKQERCMTQHVALKHEGAKPHRCRFCPFSTTRRYRLYAHESLHTGMGRHSCNVCDQTFGAASKLRQHHKRVHDKQPSHFCTLCDFSSYSLNDVGRHTLRCHTGKLLNPCSQCEARFSSDTALKQHCSRKHLSPASVACQQCDFSCGSQATLKVHQQKKHPQLDCATCQETFPTREGLEEHQRTHLTQQCPLCPFATRKRQPLIQHLLDEHEDGPPEDKPLKCAICGFACRHQLVFEQHVRSHGGTRLYKCTDCQYSTRNKQKITWHIRIHTGEKPYHCEQCSYSCVDPSRLKYHMRIHQEEKKYLCPECGYKCKWMSQLKYHMTKHTGDKPYACEECEYRTNRGDALRIHRETQHCDARTFICEKCGKGFKTRFLLKTHQRKHSEERPYVCGLCRRAFRWPAGLRHHYLTHTNQQPFMCRYCPYRAKQKFQVVKHLRGHHPDQPVEQGVAKDPHALSLTLQDARLGGLEEGAGEEVEEGAREEGMEAIVPDGVEVLVQERVEVLVQERVEEVTEGQQGEE, from the exons ATG ACAAATGAGCCAATGGAGACTGAGGGGTTGTGTCTCTGTGAAAAGTGCGGGAAGGAATTCTCAGATAGCAGCCGCCTTTCCTCTCACCTTTGCACTGTGGACTTCACCAAAAAGGGACAGTTGACCCGTTATAAGTGTCCTTTGTGCGATGAGGTCTTTACCATGCCAGGTGCACTGAAACACCACTTCCAAAGCCATCGGAGGGAGGAACTCACAGGTCCGTTCCACTGCTCCGAGGAGGGTTGCCAGTTCAGCACCTTACACCGGTTGGTGTACCAGGAACACCTGCACTCACAGCATGCTCTCACCCTCGTCTCTTGTACCTTCCGGTCCTGCACCTTGGCATTCTGCACACGTTCTGAGATGGAGGGCCACAGGCGTATCCATATGCCTTTCCACTGCCCCCGCTGTGACTTTGTGACCGCTCATGCTAAACAGCTGAGTACCCATGGTGTGGAACATGACCGTCCACTTGCTGCACCTGAGG GTGACAAGGTGCCAACAACGACAGGCCAGGGTGGAAACAGCCAATCGGCTCTTGAGACCAGCTCTGGAAGGCCAAAAAGGGCCCTTAAACGCAATCCAGCTCATGTGTCATCATCACAAGAAGGTGATGAAGAAGAGACACAGCAGCACAACATCGACAATAGAGCCAGAGAGGAGGTGCAAAAAGACAAAGCAGCTACGAACATCAATGAGAACCCATCTAAAG ATCATATTATGGCAGGCATGGAGCATATGTATCGCACTCACATCTGCCCCGAGTGCCGCCGCTGTTTCAAGATGCGCTCCCACCTGCTGGAgcacctccacctccacttccCAGACCCCAGTCTCCAGTGCCCCACCTGCAACCATTACTTCACCAGCAAGAGCAAGCTGCGCATCCACATGCTTCGCGAGTCTGGCCAGAAGGTCCATCGCTGCCACCTGTGCGACTACGCCTCTGTGGAGCGCAACTCGCTCCACCGCCACCTGGCCAGTGTGCACTCCAACGAGGTAGGGGGTGACATCCACCCGGAAGTCTACCCCTGCCCCACCTGTGGCCAGAGCTTCCGCCAGAGCCAGGCGCTCAAGTCCCACATGAAGTCTCACCACACGTCGCGGGACAGCCAGCCACTGGCCTGCTTCCAGGAGGGATGCTCCTTCAATACCTCTGACCGGAAGGAGCTCCTGAGACACGCAGCCGATGTCCATGGAATCAAGGCCGTAGAGTGCCGCCATCATGCCTGCAACGCCATCTTTGGTAGCCCCCAGGACATGGAGGCCCATTACCGGACACACTTGGCCTTCCACTGCTCACAGTGCGACTTCTCCTGCTCCAACAAGAGCCTCTTCCGGCAGCACAAACTGCAAGGCCATGCCGGGGACGAGGAGTTGACCTGCAACTTCTGCCCCTTTGCCACGTTCAATCCTGTGGAGTTCCAGCAGCATGTCGGCCATTTTCACGCCAATGAGAAGATCCACCGGTGCCATCAGTGCAGCTTTGTCACCGCACACAAGCGGGTCCTACGACGGCACATGCTGATGCATAGTG GTGAGAAGCCCCACAAGTGTAACCTGTGTGACTTCAGGTGCCGTGATGAGACCTACCTCTCAAAACACATGCTCATCCACTCAGATGACAAGAATCATATGTGCTCTGAGTGTGGATATGTCACCAAATGGAAACACTACCTGAATGTGCACATGCGCAAACATGCTGGTGACCTCAG GTACCAGTGTGACCAGTGCTCCTACCGTTGTCACCGCACGGACCAACTGAACAGCCACAAACTCCGACACCAGGCCAAATCACTGATATGTGAAGTCTGTGCATATTCCTGCAAGCGCAAGTACGAGCTTCGCAAGCACATGCTCCTCAAGCACTCTCAGGGAGAGGGCCATCAGCCTCCAGTCTTCCAGTGCAAGTACTGTCCCTATCAGACATGCTACCGCCAGGCTCTGCACAACCACGAAAACTGCAAACATACCCGGACTCGAGAGTTCCGCTGTGCCCTCTGCCCCTACTCCACTTACAGCAGCACCGGCCTCTTCATCCACAAGAGGAAGGCTCATGGATACGTGCCTGGCGATAAGAAGTGGCAAGAGAACTatgcagagaaggagagggagaactCTGTGGACCTACTGCAGGGCTTCTACAAAATGCCAGCCAAGAACTCTGCTGAAGGTCCTATCAAGAACCTACAGGAGAAAGTCGCTGGCTCTGCTGTTCAAAATGAACACAACCTAGAAACTGTAACTGGCCCCAAAACCACAGAAATGGCAAATACAAATTCTGATATTGTCCAAGTGGTAGTTGACAAAGGGATTCTGGCATGTCACAATTCAACAGATAATCCAGAGCAATGCTGTACTTTAGTTTTGACAACAATAGCTAACACAGAGTGCACTGAGATGGCATCCATGCAGGGTGAGACGCCAAACAGCAGAGACCCAACTTACAGAAGACCCACAGTGGACCCTAAAGGATCTAACACCCTGAGCCAAAAGCCAGCTTCTGCAAGTGAGGCGGAGGAAGAGGACATGGCTATGGGGGATTGCGATGACCTAAACGattcagaagagagagaaactcctTTAACCGCCACAAGGCAACCAGCAGAGGCTGCAGAGAACAACACACAGATAGCGGAGGTGTCTAGCGCAGCTTGCAACTCATCCGCCGAATCATTGGCGCAAAGCGCCGACTCGGAGATTCGTCTGAAGGCCATGAGGAAGCAAGACAAGGACCAGGCGGAGGCTCTGGTCTTGGAAGGCCGGGTTCAAATGCTGGTGGTGCAGAATGAGGCCGGAGAGGCTAGCATATACCGGTGCGAACACTGCTCCTACGTGACTCGCAAGCAGACCTCTCTCCGACACCACTGCCGTTCCCTCTGCCTCGCCAGGTGGAAGAGACTCAAGTGCCAAGCCTGTGGGGCGCAGTTCAAACAGAAGAGAGGCCTGGACACCCACCGCCTTAGGAAGTGTCCCGCTCTGCAGAAGAACACCAGGAGGTTCATTGGCACTCCCTCTGCTGGACAGTCTGGAGAAAGGGACTGGGGTCAGGGTAAATCCCAGATCCCTGATAAAACCACAACCACCGATCAATCAGAGATAGTATCTTGTGATGTTGCGCCAACCGAAGTTTCCATAGACACACAAccagaaatgagaggagaggaagcaaACTTGTGCGATTTGACCAATCCTGGAGGCTCGGGTGAGAGAGGATCTACAGCACTACAGAAAAGCCAAAGGAAGACAGTAGGAGAGACAAAAAGGCAAGTGAAAGTTGGCAGGGTAAAGAGACCTGTGAAGATGAAAAAGATCAATGAGGGAGAAATCTTAGGAAAGACAGACAAAGCCCATCCTGTGAACACAGAGAATGACAATGCTCATAGCTATATAGAAGATGGCATGAAATTCACTTGCAAGACGTGCAGTTTCAGGTCCTCCAGGCTTGTGACGATAGAGCGCCACTGCTCGACGTGCACAAGAATAACTCCCACAAAGAAGGCTGTCCGAATTGTTAGCTCTCTGGAGCAGGATGATGACAGCAATGAGGAAGATGAGAATATTAAAAGGGGTTCTGAAGAAGATGTGGTTGAGATAAAGGTATCAAATCCAAGCTATTCTCCTAAATTGTCCTGTCCCAACTGTCTTTTCAGgtgcaaacagaagagagcaCTGATCAACCACGAGAAGCGAGGCTGCCTGAAGCCAGACGAGGTGCAGTGCGAATTCTGCTCGTTTGTGGCCAAGTCACAGAAAGCTATGGCTAACCATGTACTGGTCCATCGGAAAGACAAGTTATCGCTCTTAAAAAAGGTCAAAAGGTCAGTTTTGCGTTGCAACCATTGCCCATTTACTTGTAAGCAAGAGCGTTGCATGACCCAGCACGTGGCTCTGAAGCACGAAGGTGCCAAGCCCCACCGCTGCCGCTTCTGCCCGTTCAGCACCACACGGCGCTACCGCCTATATGCCCATGAATCTCTTCACACCGGCATGGGCCGCCACAGCTGCAACGTCTGCGACCAGACCTTTGGCGCTGCCTCCAAACTCCGCCAGCATCACAAGCGTGTCCACGACAAACAGCCCTCTCATTTCTGCACCCTGTGCGACTTCAGCAGCTACTCTCTCAACGATGTCGGACGACATACCCTCCGCTGCCACACAGGGAAGCTCCTAAACCCCTGCAGCCAATGTGAGGCACGCTTTAGCTCCGACACAGCGCTCAAGCAGCACTGCAGCCGCAAACACCTGAGCCCCGCCAGCGTAGCGTGCCAGCAATGTGACTTCAGCTGTGGCAGCCAGGCTACCCTCAAGGTCCACCAGCAGAAAAAGCACCCTCAGCTGGACTGTGCCACCTGCCAGGAGACCTTCCCCACCCGGGAGGGCCTGGAGGAGCACCAGAGGACCCACCTCACCCAGCAGTGCCCGCTTTGCCCCTTTGCCACCCGTAAGAGGCAGCCACTCATCCAGCACCTTCTCGACGAGCATGAGGATGGCCCCCCAGAGGACAAGCCACTGAAGTGTGCCATCTGTGGCTTCGCCTGTCGCCACCAACTGGTCTTTGAGCAGCACGTTCGCTCCCACGGGGGTACCCGCCTTTACAAGTGCACAGACTGCCAGTACTCGACTCGCAACAAGCAGAAAATCACATGGCACATTCgcatacacacaggggagaagccctaCCATTGTGAGCAGTGCAGCTACTCCTGCGTAGATCCATCAAGGCTAAAG TATCACATGAGGATCCACCAGGAGGAGAAGAAGTACCTCTGTCCTGAGTGTGGCTACAAATGCAAGTGGATGAGCCAATTGAAGTATCACATGACCAAACATACAG GGGATAAGCCATATGCGTGCGAGGAGTGTGAGTACCGCACCAACCGTGGTGACGCCCTCCGAATCCACAGGGAGACGCAGCACTGCGACGCTCGCACCTTTATCTGCGAGAAGTGTGGCAAAGGCTTCAAGACGCGCTTCCTCCTTAAGACCCACCAGCGTAAACACAGCGAGGAGCGGCCTTACGTGTGCGGCCTGTGCCGCAGGGCCTTCCGTTGGCCAGCCGGCCTCCGCCACCATTACCTCACCCACACCAACCAGCAGCCTTTCATGTGCCGCTACTGCCCCTACCGTGCCAAGCAGAAGTTCCAGGTGGTCAAGCACCTGCGGGGGCACCACCCGGACCAGCCTGTGGAGCAAGGGGTGGCCAAGGATCCCCACGCCCTCAGCCTAACCCTGCAGGATGCCCGTCTGGGGGGGCTGGAGGAGGGGgctggggaggaggtggaggagggagctcgggaggaggggatggaggcgATTGTACCGGATGGGGTGGAGGTGTTGGTGCAAGAGAGGGTGGAGGTGTTGGTgcaagagagggtggaggaggtcACAGAAGGCCAGCAAGGTGAGGAGTAA